From the genome of Nicotiana sylvestris chromosome 2, ASM39365v2, whole genome shotgun sequence, one region includes:
- the LOC138884100 gene encoding uncharacterized protein, translated as MQGIGDGGVSLQVIFEMLQAQQIAIAQLQSQNKTSSIAEPENTRRAEPAPKRSNGSGSGTDPTIIRMLEELTNRIESGEKNIEDNDKRLETYNSRVDQIPGAPPVLKGLDAKKFIQKSFPPSAASKPIPKKFRMPDISKYNGITEPNEHITSYTCGIKGNDLNDDEIESVLLKKFGETLSKGAMIWYHNLTPNSIDLFAMLEDAFVKAHAGAIKVAMRKSGVFKIRQRNDEMLREFVSRFQMERMELPPISDDWVVQAFMQGLNDWSSIVSRQLKQNLIEYPAVTWSDVHNRYQSKIGVEDNQLGSPSGSVHPNILAAKPPRDKIGIQDQTRNRISRTSIEGTTAQGVTLLGMIMIEVKALGDS; from the coding sequence ATGCAGGGTATAGGAGATGggggagtcagcctccaagtgatattcgagatgctacaagctcaacaaattgccatcgctcaacttcaaagtcagaataaAACTTCGAGTATAGCCGAACCAGAAAACACTCGACGTGCTGAACCGGCGCCAAAGAGATCAAACGGTagtggctcggggactgaccccacaattATAAGGATGCTCGAAGAACTCACCAACAGGATCGAGTCTGGGGAAAAGAATATTGAGGATAATGACAAAAGGTTAGAGACTTATAACtcccgtgttgatcaaataccgggggcacctccggtcttgaaaggtttggatgccaaaaagttcatacaaaagtCGTTCCCTCCAAGTGCGGCTTCGAAGCCTATTCCTAAAAAGTTTCGCATGCCCGATATATCCAAATACAATGGGATAACCGAACCTAACGAGCATATTACTTCATATACTTGCGGGATTAAAGGAAACGATTTAAATGATGATGAGATCGAATCGGTATTGttgaagaaatttggggaaactttgtcgaagggagccatgatttggtatcacaacttgacCCCGAACTCTATCGATTTGTTTGCTATGTTAGAAGacgccttcgtgaaagcacatgccggggccataaaggtggcaaTGAGGAAATCAGGCGTTTTTAAGATAAGACAGAGGAACGATGAGATGTTAAGGGAGTTCGTATCACGGTTTCAGATGGaacgaatggaattaccaccgatCTCGGATGATTGGGTAGTACAAGCTTTTATGCAAGGTTTGAATGATTGGAGTTCGATTGTGTCTCGACAATTAAAGCAGAATCTaatcgagtatccagctgtgacGTGGTCAGACGTACATAATCGTTATCAATCAAAGATCGGGGTTGAGGACAACCAGTTGGGATCCCCCTCAGGTTCAGTTCATCCTAATATATTGGCAGCTAAGCCTCCGAGGGATAAGATAgggattcaagatcaaacaaggaATCGTATCAGTCGTACGTCGATCGAAGGAACAACGGCTCAGGGCGTAACGCTCCTCGGAATGATAATGATTGAGGTCAAAGctctcggggactcatga